One Streptomyces sp. NBC_00102 DNA segment encodes these proteins:
- a CDS encoding bifunctional DNA primase/polymerase, giving the protein MAPTDRQLATLALAHALNAAERGLPVIPLNSARLPALRSPHPGGAARTACTGHCGLPGHGVRDATTDPAAVRALFAAAPDVTGYGIACGQGPHRLIGIDLDAATTGPSPTRGPAPAAGAEAHADAALRQLALQHLFTIPPTLTVLTPAGGRHLWLSVPAEVVVAGSASRLAPGVDVRGTGGYLIGPGSLTPQGTYRLAPGTAHLPPAPCPRTLLRLLAPPVRPARRSGGARAPRGPEDDEGLVHFVRAARAGERNTRLFWAACRAYEHGFGDALAAALTEAAVRSGLPVHEARATLASAARLTAGRSEAA; this is encoded by the coding sequence ATGGCCCCCACCGACCGGCAGCTCGCCACCCTGGCCCTGGCCCACGCGCTGAACGCCGCGGAGCGGGGGCTCCCCGTCATCCCGCTCAACTCCGCCCGGCTCCCCGCGCTGCGTTCACCGCACCCCGGCGGCGCGGCGCGCACCGCCTGCACCGGCCACTGCGGGCTGCCCGGACACGGAGTACGCGACGCGACCACCGACCCGGCGGCCGTCCGCGCGCTCTTCGCCGCGGCCCCGGACGTCACGGGGTACGGCATCGCCTGCGGCCAGGGCCCGCACCGCCTGATCGGCATCGACCTGGACGCGGCCACCACCGGCCCGTCCCCGACCAGGGGCCCTGCTCCTGCGGCCGGCGCCGAAGCGCACGCGGACGCCGCGCTCCGTCAGCTCGCCCTCCAGCACCTCTTCACGATCCCGCCGACCCTCACCGTGCTCACCCCGGCCGGCGGCCGGCACCTCTGGCTGTCCGTGCCCGCGGAGGTCGTCGTGGCCGGCTCGGCGAGCCGCCTGGCACCCGGCGTGGACGTCCGGGGCACCGGCGGCTACCTCATCGGCCCGGGCTCGCTCACCCCCCAGGGCACGTACCGCCTCGCACCGGGCACCGCGCACCTCCCGCCCGCGCCGTGCCCGCGCACCCTGCTGCGGCTGCTCGCTCCCCCGGTCCGCCCGGCGCGCCGGAGCGGCGGAGCCCGTGCCCCGCGCGGCCCGGAGGACGACGAGGGGCTGGTCCACTTCGTGCGCGCCGCCCGCGCTGGAGAGCGCAACACCCGGCTGTTCTGGGCCGCCTGCCGTGCGTACGAACACGGCTTCGGCGACGCCCTCGCCGCCGCCCTCACCGAGGCGGCCGTACGCTCCGGCCTCCCCGTCC